A window from Deltaproteobacteria bacterium encodes these proteins:
- a CDS encoding [Fe-S]-binding protein, producing MWSLIVGLNITGKYFLKPNVTIHYPRQEVDNLATFRGHIELIPDDNDPMTPRCISCGSCAKACPSGCITVIKKKAPAPTPEEA from the coding sequence ATGTGGTCCCTCATCGTGGGCCTCAATATCACGGGAAAATACTTCCTGAAGCCCAACGTGACCATCCACTATCCGCGCCAGGAAGTGGACAATCTGGCCACGTTCCGGGGCCATATCGAACTGATCCCGGATGACAACGACCCCATGACCCCGCGCTGCATTTCCTGCGGCTCCTGCGCCAAGGCCTGCCCGTCCGGGTGCATCACCGTGATCAAAAAAAAGGCCCCGGCCCCCACGCCCGAGGAAGCGG